A stretch of the Azorhizobium caulinodans ORS 571 genome encodes the following:
- the ychF gene encoding redox-regulated ATPase YchF, translating to MGFKCGIVGLPNVGKSTLFNALTQTAAAQAANYPFCTIEPNVGDVAVPDPRLTALAEIAGSGQIIPTRLTFVDIAGLVRGASKGEGLGNQFLANIRECDAIAHVVRCFEDGDVTHVEGKVSPVDDIETIETELMLADLESLEKRAAALEKKARTLDKEGKDTLDLMQRALVLLRDGKPARLVDVKPEERKLFDMLGMMTAKPVLYVCNVEEASAKDGNALSAQVFERAKAEGAKAVVVSAKIESEIAILPEEEQREYLEAIDLDEPGLNRVIRAGYDLLDLATYFTVGPKEARAWTITKGTKAPAAAGVIHSDFEKGFIRAETIAYADYIQHKGESGAREAGRLRLEGKEYVVQDGDVLHFRFAN from the coding sequence ATGGGCTTCAAATGCGGCATCGTGGGCCTGCCCAACGTGGGCAAGTCCACCCTCTTCAACGCCCTCACCCAGACCGCCGCGGCCCAGGCCGCCAACTATCCCTTCTGCACCATCGAGCCCAATGTGGGCGACGTGGCCGTGCCCGATCCGCGCCTCACCGCGCTCGCCGAGATCGCCGGCTCGGGGCAGATCATCCCGACGCGCCTCACCTTCGTGGACATCGCCGGCCTCGTGCGCGGCGCCTCCAAGGGCGAGGGCCTCGGCAACCAGTTCCTCGCCAACATCCGCGAGTGCGACGCCATCGCCCATGTGGTGCGCTGCTTCGAGGACGGCGACGTGACCCATGTGGAGGGCAAGGTCTCTCCCGTGGACGATATCGAGACCATCGAGACCGAGCTGATGCTCGCTGATCTCGAAAGCCTCGAGAAGCGTGCCGCCGCGCTGGAGAAGAAGGCCCGCACCCTCGACAAGGAAGGCAAGGACACGCTGGACCTAATGCAGCGCGCCCTCGTGCTGCTGCGCGACGGCAAGCCGGCCCGCCTCGTGGACGTGAAGCCCGAGGAGCGCAAGCTCTTCGATATGCTCGGCATGATGACCGCCAAGCCCGTGCTCTATGTCTGCAACGTCGAGGAAGCCTCGGCCAAGGACGGCAATGCCCTCTCCGCGCAGGTGTTCGAGCGTGCCAAGGCGGAAGGCGCCAAGGCGGTGGTGGTCTCTGCCAAGATCGAGAGCGAGATCGCCATCCTCCCCGAGGAGGAGCAGCGCGAGTATCTGGAAGCCATCGACCTCGACGAGCCGGGCCTCAACCGCGTGATCCGCGCCGGCTACGACCTGCTCGATCTTGCGACCTATTTCACCGTCGGCCCCAAGGAAGCCCGCGCCTGGACCATCACCAAGGGCACCAAGGCCCCGGCGGCGGCGGGCGTGATCCACTCGGACTTCGAGAAGGGCTTCATCCGCGCCGAAACCATCGCTTATGCGGACTACATCCAGCACAAGGGCGAGAGCGGCGCGCGCGAAGCCGGGCGCCTGCGCCTGGAAGGCAAGGAATATGTGGTGCAGGACGGCGACGTGCTGCACTTCCGTTTCGCCAACTGA
- a CDS encoding MaoC family dehydratase has translation MPDIYWEDFVQGDVKTFGSHEVTAEEITSFAREFDPQPMHLDPAAGAASMLGGLAASGWHSCAIIMRLICDGFLLRSAGMGSPGVQETKWLEPVRPGDVLTLRRTVLESRSSKSRPDMGLVTFRFELLKDKKTVAVDQTVVIMFARRNPGARLA, from the coding sequence ATGCCCGATATCTATTGGGAAGACTTCGTGCAGGGCGACGTGAAGACGTTCGGCTCGCACGAAGTGACGGCGGAGGAAATCACATCCTTCGCCCGCGAGTTCGATCCCCAGCCCATGCATCTCGATCCGGCGGCCGGCGCCGCCTCGATGCTCGGCGGCCTTGCCGCCTCCGGCTGGCACTCCTGCGCCATCATCATGCGCCTCATCTGCGACGGCTTCCTGCTGCGGTCCGCCGGCATGGGCTCGCCCGGCGTGCAGGAGACGAAATGGCTGGAGCCGGTGCGCCCCGGCGACGTTCTGACGCTCCGCCGCACCGTGCTGGAAAGCCGCAGTTCCAAGAGCCGGCCGGACATGGGCCTCGTGACCTTCCGGTTCGAGCTTCTCAAGGACAAGAAGACCGTCGCCGTGGACCAGACCGTGGTCATCATGTTCGCGCGGCGCAATCCGGGGGCGCGACTGGCATGA
- a CDS encoding MaoC family dehydratase → MKFFEDCEIGSRLVLGSHTFTREAIIDFAQKYDPQPFHLDDEAAKRSHFGALCASGWHTAAQWMRAFIDRQKRDVAEASAGGAPVAKLGPSPGFKDLHWLKPVYVGDTITYATEVKDKQTSKSRPQWGLLFAHNTGTNQHGDLVLEFESVVFVERRTV, encoded by the coding sequence ATGAAATTCTTCGAGGATTGCGAGATCGGCAGCCGGCTCGTGCTGGGCAGCCACACCTTCACCCGCGAGGCGATCATCGATTTCGCCCAGAAATACGACCCCCAGCCGTTCCATCTCGATGACGAGGCGGCCAAGCGCAGCCATTTCGGTGCGCTCTGCGCCTCCGGCTGGCATACGGCCGCGCAGTGGATGCGCGCCTTCATCGACCGCCAGAAGCGCGATGTGGCGGAAGCCTCCGCCGGGGGAGCGCCGGTCGCCAAGCTCGGCCCCTCGCCCGGCTTCAAGGACCTGCACTGGCTGAAGCCGGTCTATGTGGGCGACACCATCACCTACGCCACAGAGGTGAAGGACAAGCAGACCAGCAAGAGCCGCCCGCAATGGGGCCTGCTCTTCGCCCACAACACGGGCACCAACCAGCATGGCGATCTGGTGCTGGAGTTCGAGAGCGTGGTCTTCGTGGAACGCCGGACGGTCTGA